A single genomic interval of Bacteroidota bacterium harbors:
- a CDS encoding T9SS type A sorting domain-containing protein — protein MQFLGNSRVKAGNTIAVELNSSFQTMAELIVENSQGKQLVDTPYEVAMGVNVLKFSVSEIPSGVYFIKVKTELKTEILTFVVQ, from the coding sequence ATGCAATTTCTCGGAAATAGCCGCGTAAAAGCCGGAAACACGATCGCCGTCGAATTGAACTCCTCTTTTCAGACAATGGCTGAATTGATCGTCGAAAATTCGCAAGGAAAACAATTGGTGGATACTCCATACGAGGTCGCAATGGGTGTAAACGTGTTGAAATTCAGCGTTTCGGAGATCCCCTCGGGCGTGTACTTCATCAAGGTGAAGACCGAATTGAAAACGGAAATCCTGACTTTTGTTGTGCAATAA